A portion of the Pedobacter cryoconitis genome contains these proteins:
- a CDS encoding L-rhamnose mutarotase produces MKTYCLTLDLINDPELIREYEKYHQKIWPEIYASIKNSGINRMQIYRFSNRLMMRMEVNDSFSFDYKAALDAENERVQEWEKLMWKYQQALPGAKPGEKWMLMTQIFELE; encoded by the coding sequence ATGAAGACCTATTGTTTAACGCTTGATTTGATTAATGATCCGGAACTTATCCGGGAATACGAAAAATATCATCAGAAAATATGGCCTGAAATTTATGCCAGCATTAAAAACTCAGGAATAAACAGGATGCAGATTTATCGTTTCTCCAACCGGCTTATGATGCGGATGGAAGTGAATGATAGTTTCAGCTTTGACTATAAAGCAGCACTCGACGCAGAAAATGAACGCGTGCAAGAATGGGAAAAACTGATGTGGAAATACCAGCAGGCCCTGCCAGGAGCCAAGCCCGGAGAAAAATGGATGTTAATGACTCAAATTTTTGAACTTGAATAA
- a CDS encoding UxaA family hydrolase, with amino-acid sequence MASLETTYFIQIHPSDNVLVALVDLPAGFKVKFNALTFDIITPIAAKHKFTIHELSEGNSIFMYGVLVGKANGAIPAGHPITVDNVKHAAEGYQLGERKTQWQQPDTTAFIDKTFMGFHRKDGAVGTANYWIVIPLVFCENRNVEVLKEALTDKLGFKKTKSYENEVDGLIALYKTGKSIEEILQADLQDTASAAPVNKLFPNIDGIKFLNHDMGCGGTRMDSDALCGLLAGYITHPNVAGATVLSLGCQHAQISILEAEINKRDPKFSKPLVILEQQKLGTESKLLQEALKQTFTGLMLANQEERAPAPLSKLCIGLECGGSDGFSGISANPALGHLSDLLVTMGGSVILAEFPELCGVEQELSDRCIDITTANRFMGLMRTYNALAEATGSGFYANPSPGNIKDGLITDAIKSAGAAKKGGNSPVTAVLDYPEKVTKPGLNLLCTPGSDVESTTAEVASGANIVLFTTGLGTPTGNPIAPVIKLSTNTVLFNKMPDIIDINCGTIIEGTESIQQAGERILHYVIEVASGLIKPKAVLLGQDDFIPWKRGVSL; translated from the coding sequence ATGGCGTCTTTAGAAACCACTTACTTTATACAAATCCATCCATCAGACAATGTTTTGGTCGCACTGGTTGATTTACCAGCAGGATTTAAAGTAAAGTTTAATGCGCTGACTTTTGATATTATCACACCGATAGCCGCCAAGCACAAATTTACCATACATGAGCTGTCTGAAGGGAACAGTATTTTCATGTATGGCGTGTTGGTGGGTAAAGCAAACGGAGCCATACCAGCCGGACACCCGATTACAGTAGATAACGTAAAACATGCCGCTGAAGGCTATCAATTGGGAGAAAGAAAAACCCAATGGCAGCAACCAGATACTACAGCTTTCATAGATAAAACCTTTATGGGATTTCATCGGAAAGATGGTGCAGTTGGTACCGCTAACTATTGGATTGTGATCCCGCTGGTATTTTGCGAAAACCGCAATGTAGAAGTTCTTAAAGAAGCGCTGACCGATAAATTAGGCTTTAAAAAGACTAAAAGTTATGAAAATGAAGTAGACGGGCTGATCGCTTTATATAAAACAGGGAAAAGTATAGAAGAAATTTTGCAGGCCGACCTGCAGGATACCGCTTCAGCAGCCCCAGTCAATAAACTGTTTCCAAACATAGATGGGATTAAATTTCTGAACCATGATATGGGCTGCGGTGGAACAAGAATGGATTCCGATGCACTTTGTGGTTTGCTGGCTGGATATATTACTCACCCTAATGTGGCCGGAGCAACGGTGCTGAGTTTGGGCTGTCAGCATGCACAGATTAGTATTCTGGAAGCGGAAATTAACAAAAGAGATCCCAAATTCAGTAAACCACTGGTTATTCTGGAACAACAAAAATTAGGAACTGAAAGTAAGCTACTGCAAGAAGCACTCAAACAAACATTTACCGGTTTAATGCTGGCTAACCAGGAAGAAAGAGCGCCCGCACCCTTATCTAAATTATGTATAGGCCTGGAATGCGGAGGCTCTGATGGATTTTCAGGGATTTCGGCTAACCCGGCACTTGGCCATCTTTCAGATTTACTGGTCACTATGGGCGGAAGTGTTATTTTGGCTGAATTTCCAGAATTATGCGGCGTTGAACAAGAACTGAGTGATCGTTGTATAGATATAACTACTGCTAACCGGTTTATGGGGCTAATGCGTACTTACAATGCCCTGGCAGAAGCTACAGGATCTGGGTTTTATGCAAATCCTTCTCCCGGAAATATAAAAGACGGCTTAATTACAGACGCCATAAAATCTGCAGGTGCCGCAAAAAAAGGAGGTAATTCTCCTGTGACCGCTGTTTTGGATTATCCGGAAAAAGTAACAAAACCTGGCCTTAACTTATTATGTACCCCAGGCAGCGATGTAGAAAGTACAACTGCTGAGGTAGCCTCAGGCGCAAATATTGTACTTTTCACCACGGGCTTGGGAACCCCGACAGGGAATCCTATTGCGCCAGTTATAAAACTCTCCACAAATACAGTTTTATTTAATAAGATGCCTGATATTATTGATATTAATTGTGGTACTATCATTGAAGGCACTGAAAGTATCCAACAGGCAGGAGAACGTATACTGCACTATGTAATTGAGGTGGCAAGCGGGCTGATCAAACCTAAAGCAGTACTATTAGGACAGGATGATTTTATTCCATGGAAAAGAGGTGTTTCATTATAA
- a CDS encoding SDR family NAD(P)-dependent oxidoreductase: protein MFSLEGKIAIVTGGGSGIGKAIAMLFARQGAAVHIIELNAAAAEETVSEIQKNKGKAHGHSCDVSNQNQVLDIFNQIGSVDILVNNAGIAHVGKAGTTSEEDFDKVFAVNVKGAYNALFAAIPLLKESKSPVILNMASIAAVVGITDRFAYSMSKGAIYAMTMSVARDYLEDGIRCNSISPARVHTPFVDGFISKNYAGQEEEVFEKLAKSQPIGRMGKPEEIAALALYLCAEESGFITGNDYPIDGGFIKLNN from the coding sequence ATGTTTAGTTTAGAAGGAAAAATAGCCATTGTTACCGGTGGTGGAAGTGGTATCGGAAAAGCTATCGCTATGCTGTTTGCCAGACAAGGTGCAGCTGTACATATTATCGAACTCAATGCAGCAGCAGCAGAGGAAACGGTCAGTGAAATCCAGAAAAATAAAGGAAAGGCTCATGGACATAGTTGTGATGTAAGTAACCAGAACCAGGTATTGGATATCTTTAACCAGATTGGCTCAGTAGATATTTTGGTGAATAATGCCGGCATAGCACATGTTGGAAAGGCTGGTACTACAAGCGAAGAAGATTTTGATAAAGTATTTGCCGTGAACGTGAAAGGGGCCTACAACGCTTTATTCGCAGCAATTCCCTTATTAAAAGAAAGTAAAAGTCCAGTGATTTTGAATATGGCCTCTATTGCTGCTGTGGTAGGTATTACAGACAGATTTGCCTATTCCATGAGTAAAGGAGCGATATATGCCATGACGATGTCTGTTGCAAGAGACTACCTGGAAGATGGTATTCGTTGTAACAGTATTTCTCCGGCAAGAGTCCATACGCCTTTTGTAGACGGTTTTATCTCAAAAAATTATGCAGGGCAGGAAGAAGAAGTATTTGAGAAATTAGCTAAAAGTCAGCCGATTGGAAGAATGGGCAAACCTGAAGAAATAGCTGCACTAGCTTTATATTTATGTGCAGAAGAATCAGGATTTATTACAGGAAATGATTATCCTATTGATGGAGGATTTATAAAACTTAACAACTAA
- a CDS encoding fumarylacetoacetate hydrolase family protein has product MKLIRWGGAGQEKTGVIINDIKYDTSAFGGDYNEDFFEKNGLARLAEFVKANAGKLTIIPDSARLGSPIARPSKIICIGLNYADHAKETNAPLPVEPIIFMKSTTALAGPNDAIITPKNSVKTDWEVELAVVIGKKASYVEEAEALDYVAGYTLHNDVSEREFQIERNGTWDKGKGCDTFAPLGPFLATPDELGELNKLRLWLKVNGKTMQDGNTSNFIFTIPFVISYVSQFMTLLPGDVISTGTPAGVGLGFNPPVYLKAGDVVELGIDGLGTSRQEVKAYVKN; this is encoded by the coding sequence ATGAAATTAATAAGATGGGGCGGTGCAGGCCAAGAAAAGACAGGCGTGATTATCAATGATATTAAATATGATACTTCTGCTTTCGGCGGTGATTACAATGAAGATTTTTTTGAGAAAAACGGATTGGCAAGACTAGCTGAATTTGTCAAAGCAAATGCCGGTAAACTAACTATAATTCCAGACTCAGCACGATTAGGCTCACCAATTGCACGTCCGTCTAAAATTATATGTATTGGTTTAAACTATGCAGATCATGCGAAGGAAACCAATGCACCGCTGCCAGTTGAGCCCATCATTTTTATGAAATCAACCACAGCATTAGCAGGACCAAACGACGCGATTATCACGCCTAAAAACTCAGTTAAAACAGACTGGGAAGTAGAGCTTGCCGTAGTTATTGGTAAAAAGGCATCTTATGTGGAAGAAGCCGAAGCCCTGGACTATGTTGCAGGATATACCTTGCACAACGATGTTTCGGAACGTGAATTTCAAATCGAAAGAAACGGAACCTGGGATAAAGGTAAAGGCTGTGATACATTTGCGCCCTTAGGCCCATTTTTAGCTACTCCTGATGAATTGGGTGAGCTCAATAAATTACGCTTGTGGCTAAAGGTAAACGGCAAAACGATGCAGGACGGTAATACTTCCAACTTTATTTTTACGATTCCATTCGTAATTTCTTATGTAAGCCAGTTTATGACTTTACTTCCCGGAGATGTCATTTCTACAGGAACACCAGCCGGAGTTGGACTTGGATTTAATCCACCAGTGTACCTGAAAGCCGGTGACGTAGTAGAGCTGGGTATTGATGGCCTGGGAACTTCCAGACAGGAAGTGAAAGCTTATGTTAAAAATTGA
- a CDS encoding SDR family oxidoreductase, translating to MDLQLKDKIVIVTGGAKGIGEGIVRQLANEGAIPVIIGRKEADNLKLVNEISSEGKQAFQLVAELTDPLIAAQTIQTIINTFGRIDGLVNNAGVNDGVSLENGNYQDFVASLHKNVIHYYLMAHHALPYLKKSKGSIVNIGSKVAETGQGGTSAYAASNGARNALTREWAVELLPYSIRVNAVIVAECYTPLYQTWISSLPEPEKKLKDITAKIPFEQRMTTTEEIANTVVFLLSPRSSHTTGQLVYVDGGYVHLDRSISS from the coding sequence ATGGATCTGCAATTAAAAGATAAAATAGTCATCGTTACTGGCGGGGCAAAAGGGATTGGCGAAGGAATTGTTCGTCAATTGGCAAATGAAGGCGCAATACCTGTGATTATCGGCAGGAAAGAAGCCGATAACCTGAAACTCGTCAATGAAATCAGCAGTGAAGGGAAACAAGCCTTTCAGCTCGTTGCAGAACTGACAGATCCGCTGATTGCAGCACAAACCATTCAGACAATTATCAATACTTTTGGCCGGATAGATGGGCTGGTCAATAATGCCGGAGTGAATGATGGGGTAAGCCTGGAAAATGGAAATTATCAGGATTTTGTAGCCAGCCTGCATAAAAATGTAATCCATTATTACCTGATGGCCCATCATGCACTTCCTTATTTGAAAAAAAGCAAGGGCTCGATTGTAAATATTGGCTCGAAAGTAGCAGAGACAGGTCAGGGAGGAACATCAGCTTATGCCGCATCAAATGGTGCAAGAAATGCGCTGACCAGAGAATGGGCTGTAGAATTGTTACCTTACAGTATCCGCGTAAACGCTGTGATCGTAGCTGAGTGTTACACCCCATTGTATCAAACCTGGATCAGCTCGCTGCCAGAACCTGAAAAGAAACTGAAAGATATTACGGCTAAAATTCCATTTGAACAGCGCATGACCACGACAGAAGAGATTGCCAATACCGTTGTTTTTCTACTCTCGCCAAGATCAAGTCATACCACAGGACAGTTGGTTTATGTAGATGGAGGTTATGTACATCTTGACCGGTCTATCAGTTCCTGA
- a CDS encoding TonB-dependent receptor domain-containing protein: MKLFRLILLLACFAFFKQNVQAQNQPVTGNIYDSQTRQALAGVSIKTSDNKLLTISDKNGHFKIENTTPDQHYKFFLVGFKPQEVDYSKKEGSLNIQLDADESSLNEVRVTGFSGNRTKKETAGSIGMITNADLNRGSGLSFQSALNSIPGVRMDQSTLSEARISIRGNGVRSSYGLRSIKVYLNDIPVTEADGTTRIEALDVNSIGRAEVIKGPASSIYGAGTGGVINFQLQRSPYQEQSLEASGLAGSYGLHRLAATYRNGGDKINSYVSYGWQEYDGYRAHSNDMRRFLSGNFQLFPSNKRIITLLLNRTTQYSQIPGSLTADQASANPLQANASNLDKQAGRYQTWTRVGLGQQYQINDQLSNSTSVFTYSYDLNHPLPYAYLRNFYQSYGGRTSFTYNPGFSRLPTKFIVGAEFNEGLTKGTQYVNNKGTEGAINGNIDYRNTLYSLFYQSETQLGANTLLTLGLSYNSLKYDVSNYLVPTQSGIKDFKPQATPRIAISHHFSEALSLHGSVSTGFSPPSSSEVKNVDGSINPTLQAEKAINYEINAKGNLLNSRLSYDLSVFKMDMKGELIGQSVQQGITIYNNAGKTTHNGAELALSWQILKPEDNQEIASLRPFVALTYSAFKFKDYQILDANNAVTASYNGNALTGISPWVISAGLDLETRFGLYGYLNYYYNDKMPLNDKNTDYNAAYQVVGLKAGYKKRLGKMFEVNVYGGIDNLFNESYSSILSLNAIGYSGAQPAYFNPSPKRNGYAGLSLKYFF, translated from the coding sequence ATGAAACTTTTCAGATTAATACTGCTATTGGCTTGTTTTGCCTTTTTTAAGCAGAACGTTCAGGCGCAAAACCAACCCGTAACAGGTAATATATATGATTCTCAAACCAGGCAGGCACTCGCCGGGGTCAGTATCAAAACTTCCGACAATAAATTGCTCACTATATCCGATAAAAATGGGCATTTTAAAATTGAAAATACCACCCCAGACCAACATTACAAATTCTTTCTGGTCGGTTTCAAACCACAAGAAGTTGATTACAGTAAAAAAGAAGGAAGTCTGAACATCCAGCTCGATGCAGATGAATCCAGTTTAAACGAAGTACGCGTCACAGGTTTTTCCGGAAACCGGACCAAGAAAGAAACTGCAGGTTCCATCGGAATGATCACCAATGCAGACCTCAACCGGGGCAGCGGACTGTCCTTTCAGTCGGCCCTGAATTCTATTCCAGGAGTAAGAATGGACCAGAGCACGCTCTCTGAAGCCAGAATTTCGATCCGAGGAAACGGCGTCAGATCTTCTTACGGATTAAGAAGCATCAAAGTTTATCTGAATGATATTCCAGTTACAGAGGCCGATGGAACAACCCGGATTGAAGCTTTAGATGTGAACAGTATTGGCAGGGCCGAAGTCATTAAAGGACCAGCCTCAAGTATTTACGGTGCAGGCACAGGCGGCGTGATTAATTTCCAATTACAACGCTCTCCCTATCAGGAACAAAGTCTGGAAGCATCAGGCTTAGCGGGTAGTTACGGTTTACATAGACTGGCAGCAACTTACCGGAACGGCGGAGACAAGATTAACAGCTATGTTTCTTACGGATGGCAGGAGTATGACGGATATAGGGCGCACAGTAATGATATGCGCAGGTTTTTATCCGGTAATTTTCAGCTATTTCCAAGCAATAAGCGGATCATTACCCTATTGCTGAACAGAACGACGCAGTATTCGCAGATCCCAGGATCGCTGACAGCCGATCAGGCGAGCGCTAATCCACTGCAAGCTAATGCCAGCAATCTGGATAAGCAGGCCGGACGGTATCAGACCTGGACCAGGGTTGGCTTAGGGCAACAATATCAAATCAATGATCAATTGTCCAATAGCACCAGTGTTTTTACTTATTCCTATGACCTGAATCACCCCTTACCTTATGCTTATCTGAGAAATTTTTATCAAAGTTATGGCGGAAGAACAAGCTTTACATATAACCCTGGTTTCTCCAGGCTGCCCACTAAGTTCATTGTAGGAGCAGAATTTAACGAAGGCCTGACTAAAGGGACCCAATACGTCAATAATAAAGGTACCGAGGGCGCAATCAATGGAAATATAGATTACCGGAACACACTCTACTCCTTATTTTATCAATCCGAGACACAACTCGGAGCAAATACATTGTTAACCCTGGGACTGAGCTATAACAGCCTGAAATATGATGTCTCAAACTATTTGGTGCCAACACAAAGCGGAATAAAAGATTTTAAACCTCAGGCTACCCCAAGAATTGCAATCAGTCACCATTTCTCTGAAGCACTGAGCTTACATGGAAGTGTGAGTACCGGTTTTTCTCCACCATCTAGCTCAGAAGTGAAAAACGTGGATGGCTCAATTAATCCAACCTTACAGGCCGAGAAAGCAATAAATTATGAAATCAATGCTAAAGGTAACTTGTTAAATTCACGTTTAAGCTATGACCTTTCTGTCTTCAAAATGGACATGAAAGGGGAGTTGATTGGACAATCCGTACAACAGGGCATTACCATTTATAACAATGCAGGTAAAACAACACACAACGGAGCAGAACTAGCTTTATCCTGGCAAATTCTAAAACCAGAAGATAATCAGGAAATAGCCAGCCTGAGACCTTTCGTAGCTTTAACCTATTCAGCTTTCAAATTTAAGGATTACCAGATTCTGGATGCGAATAATGCAGTGACTGCTTCTTATAATGGAAATGCACTGACTGGAATTTCACCTTGGGTGATCAGTGCCGGACTTGACCTGGAAACTCGTTTTGGATTATATGGATATCTGAATTATTATTACAATGATAAAATGCCATTAAATGATAAAAACACAGACTATAACGCAGCATACCAGGTAGTCGGCCTTAAAGCGGGCTATAAAAAAAGATTGGGAAAAATGTTCGAGGTGAATGTTTACGGTGGCATTGATAACTTATTTAATGAATCCTATAGCTCGATTCTATCCTTAAATGCAATAGGCTATAGCGGTGCGCAGCCAGCCTACTTTAACCCTTCGCCTAAAAGAAACGGTTATGCAGGACTTAGCTTAAAGTATTTCTTCTAA
- a CDS encoding DUF4397 domain-containing protein — MKTRSVLKNLLKGTAILSLAVLVTSCKKNDVDSSGSANVKVVNASPSSANQGFYLANTAVVNGGLAFANASAYISTNSGNNLVMEFRTDGSSTAYATGKADIRNGSNYTVFLAGDGQAARVKIFEDDRSAPVSGQAKVRFVHLSDAAPANIDIRRSSGENLAANLGRDVATNFATIAPGVLSLQVFAAGQSTSLGNFDLTALAANKIYTVYITGSTANSISVRQITQE, encoded by the coding sequence ATGAAAACAAGATCAGTATTAAAAAACTTATTGAAGGGCACCGCTATTTTATCTCTGGCTGTATTGGTAACTTCTTGTAAGAAAAACGATGTTGATAGTTCAGGATCGGCAAATGTTAAGGTTGTAAATGCTTCACCATCCTCTGCTAATCAAGGATTTTACCTGGCAAATACAGCTGTTGTAAATGGAGGATTAGCTTTTGCAAATGCATCAGCTTATATTTCTACTAATTCAGGTAATAACCTGGTTATGGAATTCAGAACTGATGGTTCTTCAACGGCTTATGCAACGGGTAAAGCGGATATTAGAAATGGTTCTAATTATACTGTTTTTTTAGCTGGAGACGGACAAGCTGCCAGAGTTAAAATTTTTGAAGATGACAGAAGTGCACCTGTTAGCGGACAAGCTAAAGTAAGGTTTGTACATTTAAGTGATGCGGCTCCGGCTAATATTGACATCAGACGTTCATCTGGTGAAAATCTGGCTGCAAATCTTGGCCGCGATGTGGCAACAAATTTCGCTACGATAGCTCCTGGTGTTCTTTCTCTTCAGGTTTTTGCTGCCGGCCAGTCTACAAGTTTAGGGAATTTCGATTTAACAGCGCTTGCTGCAAATAAAATTTACACTGTTTATATTACAGGGTCTACTGCAAATTCAATTTCGGTTCGTCAGATTACACAGGAATAG